A window from Pseudomonas alloputida encodes these proteins:
- a CDS encoding GMC family oxidoreductase, with protein sequence MPSADSVFDYVVVGAGPAGCLLANRLSADPSCRVLLLEAGGRDNYPWIHIPVGYLYCIGNPRTDWCFKTEAQPGLGGRALGYPRGKVLGGCSSINGMIYMRGQAADYDHWAAQGNDGWAWKDVLPLFKASENHFAGASEHHGAEGEWRVERQRYSWPILDAFRDAAEQSGIGKVDDFNTGDNQGCGYFQVNQRSGVRWNASKAFLRPIKDRANLTVLTGVQVDQVLLDNTRARAVKALWQGAWHEFAARREIILCAGAVGSPGILQRSGIGPRQLLESLGIGVRHDMPGVGGNLQDHLQLRLIYQIRNTRTLNQMANSLWGKMGMGLRYLYDRSGPLAMAPSQLGAFVRSSPEQATANLQYHVQPLSLERFGEPLHQFPAFTASVCNLRPASRGRIDICSTDMNSTPRIDPNYLSAPQDLRVAADAIRLTRRIVQAPALAAFEPKEYLPGPALQSEEDLFEAAGKIGTTIFHPVGTCRMGNGAMDVVDNQLRVHGIPGLRVADASIMPQITSGNTCSPTLMIAEKAAQLILKGAATQTYLNQDALPTP encoded by the coding sequence ATGCCATCAGCCGATTCTGTCTTCGACTACGTGGTCGTAGGGGCCGGCCCCGCCGGATGCCTGCTGGCCAATCGTTTGTCCGCCGACCCTTCCTGCCGCGTGCTGCTGCTGGAGGCGGGTGGCCGTGACAATTATCCCTGGATCCACATCCCCGTTGGTTACCTCTACTGCATCGGCAACCCGCGCACAGACTGGTGCTTCAAGACCGAGGCACAACCTGGCCTCGGCGGTCGCGCTTTGGGTTATCCAAGGGGCAAGGTGCTAGGTGGCTGTTCGTCGATCAACGGCATGATCTACATGCGGGGCCAAGCCGCCGACTACGACCATTGGGCCGCGCAAGGCAACGACGGCTGGGCGTGGAAAGATGTGTTACCGCTGTTCAAGGCCAGCGAAAACCACTTTGCAGGCGCCAGCGAGCACCACGGCGCGGAGGGCGAATGGCGGGTCGAGCGGCAACGCTACAGCTGGCCGATCCTTGATGCTTTCCGAGATGCCGCCGAGCAGAGCGGTATTGGCAAGGTCGACGATTTCAACACCGGCGACAACCAGGGTTGTGGATATTTTCAGGTCAACCAGCGCAGTGGTGTGCGCTGGAATGCTTCCAAAGCTTTCCTGCGGCCGATCAAGGATCGCGCCAACCTCACTGTGCTGACCGGCGTGCAGGTTGACCAAGTACTGCTCGACAACACCCGCGCAAGGGCGGTGAAGGCGCTCTGGCAAGGGGCCTGGCATGAGTTTGCGGCGCGCCGCGAGATCATCCTCTGTGCTGGGGCGGTAGGTTCACCGGGCATCCTCCAGCGCTCCGGCATCGGCCCGCGCCAGTTGCTGGAAAGCTTGGGTATTGGTGTTCGCCACGACATGCCAGGCGTTGGTGGCAACTTGCAGGACCACCTGCAACTGCGCCTGATCTACCAGATCCGCAACACCCGTACCTTGAACCAGATGGCCAACAGCCTGTGGGGCAAGATGGGCATGGGCCTGCGTTACCTCTACGACCGTAGCGGGCCGCTGGCCATGGCGCCGAGCCAGTTAGGCGCGTTCGTGCGTTCAAGCCCCGAACAGGCCACCGCCAACCTTCAGTATCACGTGCAGCCGCTGTCACTGGAACGCTTCGGTGAGCCGTTGCATCAGTTCCCGGCCTTTACTGCCTCGGTGTGCAACCTGCGCCCGGCCAGCCGCGGGCGCATCGACATCTGCAGCACCGACATGAACAGCACGCCGCGGATCGACCCCAATTACCTCAGTGCTCCGCAGGACTTGCGGGTTGCTGCCGATGCCATTCGCCTTACCCGGCGCATCGTCCAGGCCCCTGCCCTCGCCGCTTTCGAGCCCAAGGAATATTTGCCGGGCCCGGCGCTGCAAAGCGAGGAAGACCTGTTCGAGGCCGCTGGCAAGATCGGCACCACCATCTTCCACCCGGTCGGTACCTGTCGCATGGGCAACGGTGCCATGGACGTTGTGGATAACCAGCTGCGCGTGCATGGCATCCCCGGTCTACGTGTAGCCGATGCTTCGATCATGCCGCAGATAACTTCCGGCAATACGTGTTCCCCCACCCTGATGATCGCCGAAAAGGCGGCGCAACTGATCCTCAAAGGAGCTGCTACCCAGACCTACCTGAACCAAGACGCGTTACCGACGCCCTGA
- a CDS encoding MFS transporter yields MSDYIQEQGAAASSSSRREERKIIFASSLGTVFEWYDFFLYGALAAVISKQFFAGVNDTTAFIFALMAFAAGFLVRPFGALVFGRLGDMIGRKYTFLVTIVLMGLSTFAVGLLPTYASIGIAAPIILVILRMLQGLALGGEYGGAATYVAEHAPPGKRGLHTGFIQSTATLGLLLSLLVVLGSRYISGDQFETWGWRLPFLLSIVLLAISTWIRMSMHESPAFVKMKAQGKVSKSPIRESFTSWPNLKVVLTALFSINAGQAVTFYTAQFYVLFFMTQMLKMDSAQANTLLIISVVIGAPFFVFFGWLSDRIGRKPILMLGLLLATVLYFPLFKALSHYANPQIDAASRQAPIVVTADPQGCTFQFDPVGKARFDSPCDKVKTFLVKQGLPYSSVSVAGSEVVVNIGDKTINGFDETAMRAAIEQAGYPAKADPAQVNQVMVVVLIVAMILIATMTYGPLAAVMVELFPTRIRYTSMSLPYHIGNGWFGGFLPTVSFALVVYTGDIFYGLWYPVLVTGISLVVGIFCLRETKDVDIDKV; encoded by the coding sequence ATGTCGGATTACATCCAAGAGCAGGGGGCGGCGGCCAGTAGCTCCAGCCGCCGTGAAGAACGCAAGATCATTTTCGCGTCATCCCTCGGGACGGTTTTCGAGTGGTATGACTTTTTTCTCTATGGTGCGCTGGCAGCGGTCATCAGCAAGCAGTTCTTCGCTGGCGTGAACGATACCACCGCTTTCATCTTCGCCCTGATGGCCTTCGCTGCGGGCTTTCTGGTGCGGCCGTTTGGCGCGCTGGTGTTCGGCCGCCTGGGTGACATGATCGGGCGCAAGTACACCTTCCTGGTCACCATCGTGCTGATGGGCCTGTCCACTTTCGCTGTGGGGTTGTTGCCCACCTACGCCAGCATCGGCATCGCCGCACCGATCATCCTGGTGATCCTGCGCATGCTTCAAGGGCTGGCGCTGGGCGGCGAGTATGGCGGTGCAGCCACTTACGTGGCCGAGCATGCGCCGCCTGGCAAGCGTGGCTTGCACACTGGTTTCATCCAGTCCACCGCAACGCTGGGCCTGTTGTTGTCGCTCTTGGTGGTGCTGGGTAGCCGGTATATCAGTGGCGACCAGTTCGAAACCTGGGGCTGGCGCTTGCCGTTCCTGCTGTCGATCGTGCTGTTGGCGATCTCCACCTGGATTCGCATGAGCATGCACGAGTCGCCGGCCTTTGTGAAAATGAAGGCTCAGGGCAAGGTCAGCAAGTCGCCCATCCGTGAGTCATTCACCTCCTGGCCAAACCTGAAAGTGGTGCTTACCGCCCTGTTCAGCATCAACGCGGGGCAGGCTGTGACCTTCTACACGGCGCAGTTCTACGTTCTGTTCTTCATGACCCAGATGCTGAAAATGGACTCGGCTCAGGCCAACACCCTGCTCATCATCAGCGTTGTGATTGGCGCGCCGTTCTTCGTGTTCTTCGGCTGGTTGTCCGACCGTATCGGCCGCAAGCCGATCCTGATGCTCGGCCTGTTGCTGGCCACGGTACTGTACTTCCCACTGTTCAAGGCGCTGAGCCACTACGCCAACCCGCAGATCGACGCTGCCAGCCGTCAGGCGCCGATCGTGGTCACCGCCGACCCGCAAGGCTGCACATTCCAGTTCGACCCCGTGGGCAAGGCTCGTTTTGACAGCCCGTGCGACAAGGTCAAGACCTTCCTGGTCAAGCAGGGCCTGCCGTACAGCTCGGTTAGCGTGGCCGGCAGTGAAGTGGTGGTCAACATCGGTGACAAGACCATCAACGGCTTTGACGAAACCGCCATGCGTGCTGCAATCGAGCAGGCTGGTTACCCGGCCAAGGCGGACCCTGCGCAGGTCAACCAGGTAATGGTGGTGGTACTGATCGTGGCGATGATCCTGATCGCGACCATGACCTATGGCCCGTTGGCGGCGGTGATGGTCGAGCTGTTCCCGACCCGCATCCGCTACACCTCGATGTCGCTGCCCTATCACATTGGTAATGGCTGGTTTGGTGGTTTCCTGCCTACCGTATCGTTTGCGCTGGTGGTCTATACCGGGGATATCTTCTACGGGCTGTGGTACCCGGTGCTGGTGACCGGGATCAGCCTGGTGGTTGGGATCTTCTGTCTGAGAGAAACCAAGGATGTAGATATCGACAAAGTCTGA
- a CDS encoding lysophospholipid acyltransferase family protein has protein sequence MVQATMSILQAIRIFLFYLLLGTSSLLWCSLSFFVAPFLSFPKRYKFINVYWCRCALFLVRTILGIDYKITGAENVPAEPCVILSNHQSTWETFFLSQYFSPLSQVLKRELLYVPFFGWAMAMLRPIAINRDNPKEALRQVASKGDELLKQKTWVLIFPEGTRVPFGTIGKFSRGGTALAVNAGLPVLPIAHNAGKFWPKTGWGKRAGTIEVVIGEPMYANGTGPRAIAELNDRAAAWNEATQRAMGSLPPAAEKPQEQMA, from the coding sequence ATGGTACAAGCCACTATGTCGATCCTGCAGGCGATCAGAATCTTTCTTTTTTACCTGCTGCTGGGCACCAGTTCGCTGCTGTGGTGCTCGCTGAGCTTCTTCGTCGCGCCGTTCCTGTCGTTCCCCAAGCGCTACAAGTTCATCAACGTGTACTGGTGCCGCTGCGCGCTGTTTCTGGTGCGCACCATCCTGGGCATCGACTACAAGATCACTGGCGCCGAGAACGTGCCAGCTGAGCCTTGCGTGATTTTGTCCAATCACCAGAGCACCTGGGAAACCTTCTTCCTGTCCCAGTACTTCTCGCCGCTTAGCCAGGTGCTCAAGCGCGAGCTGCTGTATGTACCGTTCTTCGGCTGGGCCATGGCCATGCTGCGGCCCATCGCGATCAACCGCGACAACCCAAAGGAAGCGCTACGGCAGGTAGCGAGCAAGGGTGACGAACTGCTCAAGCAGAAGACGTGGGTGCTGATTTTCCCAGAAGGCACCCGTGTACCGTTCGGCACCATCGGCAAGTTCTCGCGCGGCGGTACCGCCCTGGCCGTGAATGCCGGGCTGCCGGTGCTGCCGATTGCCCACAACGCCGGCAAGTTCTGGCCCAAGACCGGTTGGGGCAAGCGTGCCGGTACAATCGAAGTGGTAATTGGTGAGCCGATGTACGCCAACGGCACGGGGCCACGTGCCATTGCCGAACTCAACGACCGCGCTGCAGCTTGGAACGAAGCGACCCAGCGGGCCATGGGATCGCTGCCGCCAGCTGCGGAAAAACCTCAGGAGCAGATGGCTTGA
- the gmhB gene encoding D-glycero-beta-D-manno-heptose 1,7-bisphosphate 7-phosphatase: MKLLILDRDGVINYDSDAYIKTLEEWVPIPGSVDAIAQLSKAGWTVAVATNQSGIARGYYPLATLEAMHARLRALVAEQGGEVGHIVYCPHGPDEGCDCRKPKPGMLRAIAEHYQIGLEGVWFVGDSKGDLEAALAVGAQPVLVKTGKGERTLEKGVPETTLIFDDLAAIARELI, encoded by the coding sequence TTGAAACTGCTGATTCTCGACCGTGACGGGGTGATCAACTACGACTCCGATGCGTACATCAAGACGCTGGAAGAATGGGTGCCGATCCCCGGTTCGGTCGATGCGATCGCGCAGTTGAGCAAGGCGGGCTGGACGGTGGCCGTGGCCACCAACCAGTCCGGCATTGCCCGTGGCTACTATCCGCTGGCAACCCTTGAGGCCATGCATGCGCGCCTGCGCGCGCTGGTGGCCGAGCAGGGCGGTGAGGTGGGCCATATCGTGTATTGCCCGCATGGGCCGGACGAAGGGTGCGATTGCCGCAAGCCCAAGCCCGGCATGTTGCGGGCGATCGCCGAGCATTACCAGATCGGCCTTGAAGGCGTCTGGTTCGTCGGCGACAGCAAAGGTGACCTGGAGGCCGCCCTGGCCGTCGGTGCACAACCCGTGCTGGTGAAGACCGGCAAGGGCGAGCGGACCCTGGAAAAAGGCGTCCCGGAAACTACACTGATTTTCGACGATCTGGCAGCTATCGCCAGAGAACTAATTTAA
- the glyS gene encoding glycine--tRNA ligase subunit beta — MSAQDFLVELGTEELPPKALASLGDAFLAGIEKGLQAAGLNYTGKQVYAAPRRLAVLIRQLDVQQPDRSINIDGPPLQAAFNAEGEPTQAALGFAKKCGVELAEIDQSGPKLRFSQHIPGKATVGLLPTIVEDSLNDLPIPKRMRWAASREEFVRPTQWLVMLLGDQVVDCTILSQKAGRESRGHRFHHPENVLITTPANYVEDLRKAYVLADFAERRELISKRTAELAMQQEGTAIVPPALLDEVTALVEWPVPLVCSFEERFLEVPQEALITTMQDNQKYFCLLDSEGKLLPRFITVANVESRDPKQIVQGNEKVVRPRLTDAEFFFKQDKKQPLETFNERLKNVVFQAQLGTVYDKAERVSRLAAFIAPLIGGDAQRAGRAGLLSKCDLATEMVGEFPEMQGVAGYYYALNDGEPEDVALALNEQYMPRGAGAELPQTLTGAAVAIADKLDTLVGIFGIGMLPTGSKDPYALRRAALGVLRILIEKQLDLDLTGAVEFAVKQFGAKIKAPGLAEQVLEFIFDRLRARYEDEGIDVATYLSVRALQPGSALDFDQRVQAVQAFRKLPEAEALAAVNKRVSNLLSKAEGAIAEQVEPKYFDNANEFSLYSAIQQADQAVQPMAAARQYSESLARLAALRDPVDAFFEAVMVNAEDAKVRANRYALLSRLRGLFLGVADISLLG, encoded by the coding sequence ATGAGTGCTCAAGATTTCCTGGTAGAACTGGGCACCGAAGAGCTGCCACCCAAGGCCCTCGCCAGCCTTGGCGACGCCTTCCTGGCCGGTATCGAAAAAGGCCTGCAGGCTGCTGGCCTGAACTACACCGGCAAGCAGGTGTACGCCGCGCCGCGTCGTCTGGCCGTGCTGATTCGCCAGCTGGACGTGCAGCAACCTGACCGCAGCATCAACATCGACGGCCCGCCCCTGCAGGCTGCCTTCAACGCCGAAGGCGAGCCGACCCAGGCTGCGCTGGGCTTCGCCAAGAAGTGCGGTGTGGAACTGGCCGAGATCGACCAGAGCGGCCCCAAGCTGCGCTTCTCCCAGCACATCCCGGGCAAGGCTACCGTTGGGCTGCTGCCGACCATCGTCGAAGATTCGCTGAACGACCTGCCGATTCCCAAGCGCATGCGCTGGGCGGCCAGCCGTGAAGAGTTCGTGCGCCCGACCCAATGGCTGGTGATGCTGCTGGGCGATCAGGTGGTCGATTGCACCATCCTGTCGCAGAAGGCCGGGCGTGAATCCCGTGGCCACCGCTTCCACCATCCGGAAAACGTGCTCATCACCACCCCGGCCAACTACGTCGAAGACCTGCGCAAGGCCTACGTCCTGGCCGACTTCGCCGAGCGCCGCGAGCTGATCAGCAAGCGTACCGCAGAGCTGGCCATGCAGCAGGAAGGCACGGCCATCGTGCCACCGGCGCTGCTGGACGAAGTGACCGCTCTGGTCGAGTGGCCGGTGCCGCTGGTGTGCTCGTTCGAGGAGCGTTTCCTCGAGGTGCCGCAAGAAGCCCTGATCACCACCATGCAGGACAACCAGAAGTACTTCTGCCTGCTGGACAGCGAAGGCAAGCTGCTGCCGCGCTTCATTACCGTGGCCAACGTCGAAAGCCGCGACCCGAAGCAGATCGTGCAAGGCAACGAAAAAGTCGTGCGCCCGCGCCTGACCGACGCCGAGTTCTTCTTCAAGCAGGACAAGAAGCAGCCACTGGAAACCTTCAACGAGCGCCTCAAGAACGTGGTGTTCCAGGCTCAGCTCGGCACCGTGTACGACAAGGCCGAACGTGTTTCCAGGCTGGCCGCCTTCATTGCTCCGCTGATCGGCGGCGACGCCCAGCGCGCTGGCCGTGCCGGCCTGCTGTCGAAGTGCGACCTGGCCACCGAGATGGTCGGCGAATTCCCTGAAATGCAGGGTGTTGCCGGTTACTACTACGCGCTCAACGACGGTGAGCCGGAAGACGTAGCCCTGGCCCTGAACGAGCAGTACATGCCGCGCGGTGCAGGCGCCGAGCTGCCGCAGACCCTGACCGGTGCTGCCGTGGCCATCGCCGACAAGCTCGACACCCTGGTGGGTATCTTTGGCATCGGCATGCTGCCTACCGGCAGCAAGGACCCGTACGCCCTGCGCCGTGCTGCTCTGGGCGTGCTGCGTATCCTGATCGAGAAGCAACTGGACCTGGACCTGACCGGCGCGGTTGAGTTTGCGGTCAAGCAGTTCGGCGCCAAGATCAAGGCCCCCGGCCTGGCCGAGCAAGTACTGGAGTTCATTTTCGACCGCCTGCGCGCGCGTTACGAAGACGAAGGCATCGACGTCGCCACGTACCTGTCGGTACGCGCACTGCAGCCAGGCTCCGCCCTGGACTTCGACCAGCGCGTACAAGCCGTGCAGGCGTTCCGCAAACTGCCGGAAGCCGAGGCCCTGGCCGCGGTGAACAAGCGCGTGTCGAACCTGCTGAGCAAGGCCGAAGGAGCCATCGCCGAGCAGGTCGAGCCGAAGTACTTCGACAATGCCAACGAGTTCTCCCTGTACTCGGCCATCCAGCAGGCCGACCAGGCCGTGCAACCGATGGCTGCAGCACGTCAGTACAGCGAATCGCTGGCCCGCCTGGCGGCCCTGCGTGACCCGGTCGATGCCTTCTTCGAGGCGGTCATGGTCAACGCCGAAGACGCCAAGGTACGTGCCAACCGTTATGCCCTGCTCAGCCGTCTGCGCGGCCTGTTCCTGGGCGTGGCTGACATTTCGCTGCTGGGGTAA
- the glyQ gene encoding glycine--tRNA ligase subunit alpha gives MSQPTPAVRTFQDLILALQNYWAAQGCVVLQPYDMEVGAGTFHTATFLRAVGPETWNAAYVQPSRRPADGRYGENPNRLQHYYQFQVVLKPNPANFQELYLGSLKAIGLDPLVHDIRFVEDNWESPTLGAWGLGWEIWLNGMEVTQFTYFQQVGGIECYPVTGEITYGLERLAMYIQGVDSVYDLVWADGPFGKVTYGDVFHQNEVEQSTYNFEHANVDKLFELFDFYESEANRLIKLELPLPTYEMVLKASHTFNLLDARRAISVTERQRYILRVRTLARDVAQSYLQARARLGFPMATPELRDEVLAKLEAAQ, from the coding sequence GTGAGCCAGCCTACGCCAGCCGTGCGTACCTTCCAAGACCTGATCCTCGCCCTGCAGAACTACTGGGCAGCTCAAGGTTGTGTGGTACTTCAGCCCTACGATATGGAAGTAGGCGCCGGCACTTTCCACACCGCTACATTCCTGCGCGCCGTGGGTCCAGAAACCTGGAACGCCGCCTATGTGCAGCCTAGCCGTCGTCCTGCCGACGGGCGGTATGGCGAAAACCCCAACCGCCTGCAGCACTACTACCAGTTCCAGGTGGTGCTCAAACCGAACCCGGCCAACTTCCAGGAGCTGTACCTCGGCTCGCTGAAAGCCATCGGCCTGGATCCGCTGGTGCACGACATTCGTTTCGTCGAAGACAACTGGGAATCGCCGACCCTCGGCGCCTGGGGTCTGGGCTGGGAAATCTGGCTCAACGGCATGGAAGTCACCCAGTTCACCTACTTCCAGCAGGTTGGCGGCATCGAGTGCTACCCGGTCACCGGTGAAATCACCTACGGCCTGGAGCGCCTGGCCATGTACATCCAGGGCGTCGATTCGGTGTACGACCTGGTGTGGGCCGACGGCCCGTTCGGCAAGGTCACCTATGGCGACGTGTTCCACCAGAACGAGGTGGAGCAGTCGACCTACAACTTTGAACATGCAAACGTCGACAAACTGTTCGAACTGTTCGATTTCTACGAAAGCGAAGCCAACCGCCTGATCAAGCTGGAGCTGCCGCTGCCGACCTATGAAATGGTCCTGAAGGCATCGCATACCTTCAACCTGCTGGACGCCCGCCGCGCCATCTCGGTAACCGAGCGCCAGCGTTACATCCTGCGTGTACGTACCCTGGCCCGGGACGTGGCGCAAAGCTATCTGCAAGCCCGCGCACGCCTGGGCTTCCCGATGGCCACCCCTGAACTGCGTGACGAAGTGTTGGCTAAGCTGGAGGCTGCACAATGA
- a CDS encoding DNA-3-methyladenine glycosylase I: MPRCFWCTDDPLYQAYHDQEWGMPQRDPALLFEMLLLEGFQAGLSWITVLRKRERYRQVMYGFDPVKLAAMSDERIEELMQDAGIIRNRLKLKAARRNAQAWLAVDNPAEWLWSFVGGSPKINHFKQRSDVPAVTDEAKAMSKALQKAGFTFVGPTICYAFMQATGMVMDHTTDCDRYAALLR; this comes from the coding sequence ATGCCACGCTGCTTTTGGTGTACCGACGATCCGTTGTACCAGGCCTACCACGACCAGGAATGGGGAATGCCACAGCGCGACCCGGCGTTGCTCTTCGAGATGCTTTTGCTCGAAGGGTTCCAGGCGGGGCTTTCGTGGATTACCGTTTTGCGCAAACGCGAGCGTTATCGCCAGGTGATGTACGGCTTCGACCCGGTAAAGCTGGCGGCCATGAGCGACGAACGCATCGAAGAATTGATGCAGGATGCAGGCATCATCCGCAATCGCCTCAAGCTCAAGGCCGCAAGGCGCAACGCCCAGGCCTGGCTGGCTGTGGATAACCCTGCCGAATGGCTGTGGTCGTTCGTCGGCGGCTCACCGAAGATCAACCACTTCAAGCAGCGCAGCGACGTGCCGGCGGTCACCGATGAAGCCAAGGCAATGAGCAAGGCCCTGCAGAAAGCTGGCTTCACGTTCGTCGGTCCGACCATCTGCTACGCCTTCATGCAGGCCACCGGCATGGTCATGGACCACACCACCGACTGCGATCGCTACGCCGCCTTGTTGCGCTGA
- a CDS encoding lysophospholipid acyltransferase, which yields MEKFKGALMVGVLRLFAKLPWGAVQRVGTGIGWLMWKIPNSSRNVVRINLAKCFPEMDPVAREQLVGQALRDIGKSFVESACAWIWPPQRSLELVKEVHGLEVLEQALASGKGVVGITSHLGNWEVLNHFYCNQCKPIIFYRPPKLKAVDDLLREQRVQMGNRVAPSTKEGILSVIKEVRRGGQVGIPADPEPAESAGVFVPFLGTQALTSKFVPNMLAGGKAVGVFLHALRLPDGSGFKVFLEAAPEEMYSTDVNVSAAAMSKVVERYVREYPSQYMWSMKRFKKRPAGEPRWY from the coding sequence GTGGAAAAGTTCAAGGGCGCCCTGATGGTCGGGGTGCTGCGCCTGTTTGCCAAGCTGCCCTGGGGCGCTGTGCAGCGTGTCGGCACCGGTATTGGCTGGCTGATGTGGAAAATCCCCAACAGTTCGCGCAACGTGGTACGGATCAACCTGGCCAAATGCTTCCCGGAGATGGACCCGGTTGCCCGTGAGCAACTGGTGGGCCAGGCGCTGCGGGATATCGGTAAATCCTTTGTCGAAAGTGCCTGTGCCTGGATCTGGCCGCCGCAACGCTCGCTGGAGCTGGTCAAGGAAGTGCATGGCCTGGAAGTGCTGGAGCAGGCCCTGGCCTCGGGTAAAGGCGTGGTCGGCATCACCAGCCACCTGGGCAACTGGGAAGTGTTGAACCACTTCTACTGCAACCAGTGCAAACCGATCATCTTCTACCGCCCGCCGAAGCTGAAGGCGGTGGATGACCTGCTGCGCGAGCAGCGCGTGCAGATGGGCAATCGCGTGGCACCGTCGACCAAGGAAGGCATCCTCAGCGTGATCAAGGAAGTGCGCCGTGGTGGCCAGGTGGGTATTCCTGCCGACCCGGAGCCGGCGGAATCGGCGGGCGTGTTCGTACCGTTCCTCGGCACCCAGGCGCTGACCAGCAAGTTCGTGCCGAACATGCTGGCCGGTGGCAAGGCGGTAGGTGTGTTCCTGCATGCGCTGCGGTTGCCGGATGGCTCGGGCTTCAAGGTGTTCCTCGAAGCTGCGCCGGAAGAGATGTACAGCACCGATGTGAATGTGTCGGCGGCGGCGATGAGCAAGGTGGTCGAACGCTATGTGCGCGAGTACCCCAGCCAGTACATGTGGAGCATGAAGCGCTTCAAGAAGCGCCCGGCTGGCGAGCCGCGCTGGTATTAA
- a CDS encoding tetratricopeptide repeat protein, producing the protein MRESLEKMLAKGVDNPLLRFGLGKAWLDEGNGAEAAVHLARCVEQDPKYSAAWKLLGKAYQLQGELAAARKAWEDGIVAAQAHGDKQAEKEMTVFLKKLNKTSA; encoded by the coding sequence ATGCGCGAATCGCTGGAGAAGATGCTGGCCAAAGGTGTGGATAACCCGCTGCTGAGGTTTGGCCTGGGCAAGGCCTGGCTGGATGAAGGCAACGGCGCTGAAGCAGCGGTGCACCTGGCACGCTGTGTAGAGCAGGATCCGAAATACTCGGCAGCATGGAAGCTGCTGGGTAAGGCCTATCAGCTGCAGGGCGAGCTGGCGGCGGCGCGCAAAGCGTGGGAAGACGGGATCGTGGCGGCGCAGGCCCATGGTGACAAGCAGGCCGAAAAAGAAATGACCGTTTTTCTCAAGAAGCTGAACAAGACATCGGCTTGA
- the trkA gene encoding Trk system potassium transporter TrkA yields MKIIILGAGQVGGTLAEHLASEANDITVVDTDGDRLRDLGDRLDIRTVQGRGSLPTVLRQAGADDADMLVAVTNSDETNMVACQVAYSLFHTPTKIARVRESSYLTREELFDNDHIPVDVLISPEQVVTNYIKRLIEHPGSLQVIDFAEGKAQLVAVKAYYGGPLVGQQLRQIRAHMPNVDTRVAAIFRRDRPITPRGDTVIEADDEVFFIAAKKDIRAVMGELRRIDETNKRIVIAGGGQIGERLAEAIESRYQVKIIEMSPARCRHLSDTLESTVVLQGSASDKDLMLEENIADADIFLALTNDDEANIMSSLLAKRLGAGKVMTIINNPAYVDLVQGGDIDIAISPQLATIGTLLAHVRRGDIVSVHSLRRGAAEAIEAVAHGDSKSSKVVGKAIEDITLPPGTTIGAIIRDEEVMIAHDDTMIESGDHVILFVVDKKHIRDVEKLFHVGLSFF; encoded by the coding sequence ATGAAGATCATCATCCTCGGCGCAGGGCAGGTAGGCGGTACGCTGGCTGAACACCTGGCCAGCGAAGCCAACGACATTACCGTGGTCGACACCGACGGCGACCGCCTGCGCGACCTCGGCGACCGCCTGGACATCCGCACCGTCCAGGGCCGTGGCTCACTGCCGACGGTACTGCGTCAGGCCGGTGCCGACGACGCCGACATGCTGGTGGCGGTAACCAACAGTGACGAGACCAACATGGTTGCCTGCCAGGTGGCCTATTCGCTGTTCCATACCCCGACCAAGATTGCACGGGTGCGCGAATCGTCCTACCTGACCCGCGAAGAGCTGTTCGACAACGACCATATCCCGGTCGACGTTCTGATCAGCCCCGAGCAGGTGGTGACCAATTACATCAAGCGCCTGATCGAACACCCAGGCTCGCTGCAGGTGATCGATTTCGCCGAGGGCAAGGCCCAGCTCGTGGCAGTGAAGGCCTACTACGGCGGCCCGCTGGTCGGCCAGCAATTGCGCCAGATCCGCGCGCACATGCCCAACGTCGACACCCGCGTGGCGGCCATCTTCCGCCGCGACCGGCCGATCACCCCGCGTGGCGACACGGTGATCGAAGCCGACGACGAGGTGTTCTTCATTGCCGCGAAGAAGGATATCCGTGCGGTGATGGGCGAACTGCGCCGCATCGACGAAACCAATAAACGCATTGTCATCGCCGGCGGCGGGCAGATCGGCGAGCGCCTGGCGGAGGCCATCGAAAGCCGATATCAGGTGAAGATCATCGAGATGAGCCCGGCGCGTTGCCGGCACCTCTCCGATACCCTGGAAAGCACTGTGGTGCTGCAGGGCAGCGCCTCGGACAAAGACCTGATGCTCGAAGAGAACATCGCCGACGCCGATATTTTCCTGGCCCTGACCAACGATGACGAAGCCAACATCATGTCGTCCTTGCTGGCCAAGCGCCTGGGCGCAGGCAAGGTGATGACCATCATCAACAACCCGGCTTATGTCGACCTGGTACAGGGTGGCGATATCGACATTGCCATCAGCCCGCAGCTCGCCACCATCGGCACACTGCTGGCGCACGTCCGTCGTGGCGACATCGTCAGTGTGCACTCGCTGCGCCGCGGTGCGGCCGAAGCGATCGAGGCGGTGGCACATGGCGATTCGAAGTCGAGCAAGGTGGTCGGCAAGGCAATCGAGGACATCACGCTGCCACCGGGCACCACTATTGGTGCGATCATCCGTGACGAAGAAGTGATGATTGCCCATGACGACACCATGATCGAATCAGGGGACCATGTGATCCTCTTCGTTGTGGATAAAAAGCATATTCGCGATGTGGAGAAGCTGTTCCACGTCGGCTTGAGTTTCTTCTAG